Proteins encoded by one window of Actinocorallia herbida:
- a CDS encoding helix-turn-helix domain-containing protein has translation MSVSGHFTTDPDWCEDYGYGIGRPDGIMVLKYGATRPLDFGQVREDFLHQLYWSPDGMLATLTGQDGRFVGPREAFWVRKAVSHQVSAGADQTTYRLWLRQIPPALKKARVAAVSVDPEAARLIRLLASPGVPEADGLEARARIMAGLGATTREFSGGRPAGRGLAVTVARALTREPADPTPLEEWAVVLCTSVKTLQRDFECEYGMSYTRWRTRTRLQAARVLLKESLPVAQVAHRVGYASPSAFVQAFAKEYGSTPGRYVRRR, from the coding sequence GTGTCGGTCAGCGGTCACTTCACCACCGATCCGGACTGGTGTGAGGACTACGGCTACGGAATCGGCAGACCCGACGGCATCATGGTGCTCAAGTACGGCGCCACCAGGCCGTTGGACTTCGGCCAGGTCCGTGAGGACTTCCTGCACCAGCTCTACTGGTCGCCCGACGGCATGCTCGCCACCCTCACAGGGCAGGACGGCAGGTTCGTAGGCCCGCGCGAGGCGTTCTGGGTGCGCAAGGCGGTGAGCCACCAGGTCAGCGCGGGCGCCGACCAGACCACCTACCGGCTGTGGCTGCGCCAGATCCCCCCGGCGCTGAAGAAGGCGCGGGTCGCGGCGGTCTCGGTGGACCCCGAGGCGGCCCGCCTCATCCGGCTCCTCGCCTCCCCGGGCGTGCCCGAGGCCGACGGGCTGGAGGCGCGCGCCCGCATCATGGCGGGCCTGGGCGCGACCACCCGGGAGTTCTCCGGCGGCCGCCCGGCCGGGCGCGGCCTAGCGGTGACCGTCGCCCGCGCGCTGACCCGCGAGCCCGCCGACCCGACGCCGCTGGAGGAGTGGGCGGTCGTCCTCTGCACCAGCGTGAAGACCCTGCAACGGGACTTCGAGTGCGAGTACGGCATGTCGTACACGAGGTGGCGCACCCGGACCCGGCTCCAGGCGGCCCGGGTACTCCTCAAGGAGTCCCTGCCGGTCGCCCAGGTCGCCCACCGGGTCGGCTACGCGAGCCCGTCGGCGTTCGTCCAGGCGTTCGCCAAGGAGTACGGCAGCACCCCGGGCCGGTACGTCCGCCGCCGCTGA
- a CDS encoding DAK2 domain-containing protein, with product MTGSADVLRRFREAAHEAHPALTELDRLAGDGDFGDNLTTGLDLAVARLDGSPDDGRDAFTVAAEVFLDEVGGTSGPLFGLLFQELGRAGETGAGWPEGAADGLAAIQRVGEARVGDRTMVDALSPAVESLRVGGSPTEAAQAARTGARATADLRARMGRASYVGDRAQGHPDPGAVGIALLFWSRAAAESPSPDLPDLRSFIAP from the coding sequence ATGACCGGATCCGCCGACGTCCTGCGCCGCTTCCGCGAGGCCGCCCACGAGGCCCACCCGGCCCTCACCGAACTCGACCGCCTCGCGGGCGACGGCGACTTCGGCGACAACCTCACCACCGGGCTCGACCTGGCCGTCGCCCGCCTGGACGGCTCGCCGGACGACGGCCGCGACGCCTTCACCGTCGCCGCCGAGGTCTTCCTCGACGAGGTCGGCGGCACCAGCGGCCCCCTGTTCGGCCTCCTCTTCCAGGAACTCGGCCGCGCCGGCGAGACGGGCGCGGGCTGGCCCGAGGGAGCGGCCGACGGCCTCGCCGCGATCCAGCGCGTGGGCGAGGCCCGGGTCGGCGACCGCACGATGGTCGACGCCCTCTCCCCCGCCGTCGAGTCCCTCCGCGTCGGCGGCTCCCCCACCGAGGCCGCCCAGGCCGCCCGCACCGGCGCCCGCGCGACCGCCGACCTGCGCGCCCGCATGGGCCGCGCCAGCTACGTCGGCGACCGGGCTCAGGGCCACCCCGACCCCGGCGCCGTAGGCATCGCCCTCCTCTTCTGGTCCCGCGCCGCCGCCGAATCCCCTTCCCCGGACCTCCCCGACCTTCGCTCCTTCATCGCCCCCTGA
- a CDS encoding ABC transporter ATP-binding protein yields the protein MKSRLSAQNLTLAYGDRVISTALTLDVPDGAFTAVVGANACGKSTLLRALVRLLSPSEGTVSFDGHDVARTRPKALARSLGFLPQAADAPENILVRQLVARGRYPHQTFASTWSAEDERAVASALRAADVADLADRRVEDLSGGQRQRVWVAMVLAQETPYLLLDEPTTYLDITHQYQLLSLFARLRDEGRTVIAVLHDINQACRYADHLVAMRHGAIVAEGAPSDIVTAPLIEKVFDLPGLVVPDPVTGTPMIVPTL from the coding sequence ATGAAATCGCGACTCTCCGCCCAGAACCTCACCCTCGCCTACGGCGACCGGGTGATCTCCACCGCGCTCACCCTCGACGTCCCCGACGGCGCCTTCACCGCGGTCGTCGGCGCCAACGCCTGCGGCAAGTCGACGCTGCTGCGCGCCCTCGTCCGGCTGCTCTCGCCCAGTGAGGGGACGGTCTCCTTCGACGGACACGACGTCGCCCGCACCCGTCCCAAGGCCCTGGCCCGCTCGCTCGGCTTCCTCCCCCAGGCCGCCGACGCCCCCGAGAACATCCTCGTCCGCCAGCTCGTCGCCCGCGGCCGCTACCCGCACCAGACCTTCGCGTCCACCTGGTCGGCCGAGGACGAGCGGGCCGTCGCCTCGGCCCTTCGAGCGGCCGACGTCGCGGATCTCGCCGACCGGCGCGTCGAGGACCTCTCCGGCGGCCAGCGCCAGCGCGTCTGGGTGGCCATGGTCCTGGCCCAGGAGACGCCCTACCTCCTCCTGGACGAACCCACCACCTACCTGGACATCACCCACCAGTACCAGCTGCTCTCCCTCTTCGCCCGCCTCCGCGACGAGGGCCGCACCGTCATCGCCGTCCTGCACGACATCAACCAGGCGTGCCGCTACGCCGACCACCTCGTCGCCATGAGGCACGGCGCGATCGTCGCCGAAGGCGCCCCCTCCGACATCGTCACCGCCCCCCTCATCGAGAAGGTCTTCGACCTCCCCGGCCTCGTCGTCCCCGATCCCGTCACCGGCACGCCCATGATCGTTCCCACCCTCTGA
- a CDS encoding iron chelate uptake ABC transporter family permease subunit, which translates to MRTDLTRRVVLLAGSLTLLVAVAVASVCVGAQPIAPGEVLRAFTDHSGSAEHLIVRDVRGPRTVLGLCVGAALGTAGALVQTLTRNPLAEPGILGVTGGAAFAITIGASVGLAGSQAAQLLLALAGAVLSALIVYAVGRTAPLRLVLAGTALTSLLAGVSLGLRLLQPDVFDEFRFWYVGSLAGREQTPFLLPLVLLLLALAGAMAATRPLNALALGEQVAATLGARVRRVRVAVLALITVLAATATAVAGPIAFVGLIVPHLARRLASGSIPWLMAYTMVLSPVLLVAADVISRVLLPTGEVPVAIVTAFLGGPALIWAVRRYGTVAL; encoded by the coding sequence TTGAGGACTGACCTCACCCGGCGGGTCGTCCTCCTCGCCGGTTCCCTCACCCTCCTCGTCGCGGTGGCGGTCGCGAGCGTCTGCGTGGGCGCCCAGCCGATCGCGCCCGGTGAGGTGCTGCGCGCGTTCACCGACCACTCCGGCAGCGCCGAGCACCTCATCGTCCGCGACGTGCGGGGCCCGCGCACGGTCCTCGGCCTCTGCGTCGGCGCGGCGCTCGGGACGGCCGGGGCCCTGGTCCAGACGCTGACCCGCAACCCGCTCGCCGAACCCGGCATCCTCGGCGTCACGGGAGGCGCGGCGTTCGCCATCACGATCGGCGCGTCGGTCGGGCTCGCCGGATCGCAGGCCGCGCAACTCCTTCTGGCGCTCGCCGGTGCCGTGCTCAGCGCGCTCATCGTCTACGCCGTCGGACGCACCGCGCCACTCCGGCTCGTCCTGGCCGGCACCGCACTCACCTCGCTGCTCGCCGGAGTCTCCCTGGGCCTGCGCCTCCTCCAGCCCGACGTCTTCGACGAGTTCCGCTTCTGGTACGTCGGCTCCCTCGCCGGACGCGAGCAGACGCCCTTCCTGCTCCCCCTCGTGCTGCTGCTCCTCGCGCTCGCCGGGGCCATGGCCGCGACCCGTCCGCTGAACGCGCTGGCCCTCGGCGAGCAGGTCGCCGCGACGCTCGGCGCGCGCGTCCGGCGCGTCCGGGTGGCGGTCCTCGCCCTGATCACCGTGCTCGCCGCGACGGCCACCGCGGTCGCGGGCCCGATCGCGTTCGTCGGCCTGATCGTGCCCCACCTGGCCCGGCGCCTGGCGTCCGGCTCGATCCCCTGGCTGATGGCGTACACGATGGTGCTGAGCCCGGTCCTGCTGGTGGCCGCCGACGTCATCTCCCGGGTGCTGCTGCCCACCGGCGAGGTCCCCGTCGCGATCGTCACCGCGTTCCTCGGCGGTCCCGCGCTCATCTGGGCAGTGCGACGGTACGGAACGGTGGCGCTGTGA
- a CDS encoding dihydroxyacetone kinase subunit DhaK, protein MSRAFVFDGEDPALGGTRGFARAHRGLVELTEDPLFLTARDRSEARRVGIVSGGGSGHEPLHAGFLGRGMLDAVAPGRVFASPHNRQVYEASKAVARTDGVVHVVKNYTGDRINFGIAAERLRNDGIEVRRVLVDDDLATDSADTATGRRGTAATVVVEKLLGAAADQGRGLDELAALGAEVAAASRSLAVAARAQTSLQTGLYAFDLGPDDLEYGVGIHGERAARTVRRPPLGELLDRMLDRIFAALPTGPDDLLVLVNGLGGTTRLELYGIFDAVAARLEAGRAHVTASLVGTYVPALDMHGFSLTLTRLRDDWPELWAAPALTPAFPTKEALG, encoded by the coding sequence ATGAGCAGGGCGTTCGTCTTCGACGGGGAGGATCCCGCGCTGGGCGGTACGCGGGGGTTCGCGCGGGCCCATCGCGGTCTGGTGGAGCTCACCGAGGACCCCCTGTTCCTGACGGCACGGGACCGGAGCGAGGCGCGCCGGGTGGGGATCGTGTCGGGCGGCGGATCGGGGCACGAGCCCCTGCACGCGGGCTTCCTCGGCCGGGGCATGCTGGACGCCGTCGCGCCCGGCCGGGTCTTCGCCTCCCCGCACAACCGGCAGGTGTACGAGGCGAGCAAGGCCGTCGCCCGGACGGACGGGGTCGTCCACGTGGTGAAGAACTACACGGGAGACCGGATCAACTTCGGCATCGCCGCGGAACGGCTGCGCAACGACGGGATCGAGGTCCGCCGCGTCCTCGTGGACGACGACCTGGCGACCGACAGCGCCGACACCGCGACCGGACGCCGCGGCACCGCCGCCACCGTCGTCGTGGAGAAGCTGCTGGGCGCCGCCGCCGACCAGGGCCGCGGCCTTGACGAACTCGCCGCGCTCGGCGCCGAGGTCGCCGCGGCCTCGCGCAGCCTCGCCGTCGCCGCCCGCGCGCAGACCTCCCTCCAGACCGGCCTCTACGCCTTCGACCTGGGCCCCGACGACCTCGAATACGGCGTCGGCATCCACGGCGAACGCGCCGCCCGGACCGTCCGCCGCCCTCCCCTCGGGGAGCTTCTCGACCGCATGCTCGACCGGATCTTCGCCGCCCTTCCCACCGGCCCGGACGACCTCCTCGTCCTCGTCAACGGCCTGGGCGGCACCACCCGCCTGGAGCTGTACGGCATCTTCGACGCCGTCGCCGCCCGGCTGGAGGCCGGCCGCGCCCACGTCACCGCCTCGCTTGTCGGCACCTACGTCCCCGCCCTCGACATGCACGGCTTCTCCCTCACCCTCACCCGGCTGCGCGACGACTGGCCGGAGCTCTGGGCGGCGCCCGCGCTGACCCCGGCGTTCCCCACGAAGGAGGCCCTCGGATGA
- a CDS encoding FecCD family ABC transporter permease yields the protein MTSLVLRAGPVSARVERRTVVVSAVLVVIAAALGMLGLCYGAAWATPGEVLAALAGRGGSSVVIVEWRLPRVTAALVFGAALGVAGAVFQNLTRNSLGSPDIIGLDAGAYTGALLGTVLLSGGAATLAAGSIVGGLLAATAIYLLSWKSGVSGLRLIVIGIAMNAILTALNAWIVLRSELEIAMAMTGWSAGSLNGVDWADLAPGLPVLAVLFALMAVLAQAMHQSTLGDEFAASTGVRLNVLRPLVVVVGVGCTATVTAVAGPIVFVALAAPQIGRRLTGAAGVPFVPAALSGAVLLIAADLAAQMLLAPVSLPVGVMTTAVGGTYFIWLLFKETKKS from the coding sequence GTGACGTCCCTCGTGCTGCGGGCCGGACCCGTGTCCGCCCGGGTCGAACGCCGGACCGTCGTCGTGTCGGCGGTGCTCGTCGTCATCGCGGCGGCGCTCGGCATGCTCGGCCTCTGCTACGGGGCCGCCTGGGCCACGCCCGGCGAGGTGCTGGCCGCGCTGGCGGGTCGCGGCGGCTCCTCGGTCGTCATCGTCGAGTGGCGGCTGCCCCGGGTGACCGCGGCGCTCGTCTTCGGCGCGGCGCTGGGCGTCGCCGGGGCGGTCTTCCAGAACCTGACCCGCAACTCCCTCGGCAGCCCCGACATCATCGGCCTCGACGCGGGCGCCTACACCGGCGCGCTGCTGGGCACCGTCCTGCTGTCGGGCGGCGCCGCCACCCTCGCGGCGGGGTCGATCGTCGGCGGGCTGCTGGCCGCCACCGCGATCTACCTGCTGTCCTGGAAGTCCGGCGTGAGCGGGCTGCGGCTGATCGTCATCGGCATCGCGATGAACGCGATCCTCACCGCGCTCAACGCCTGGATCGTGCTGCGCTCCGAACTCGAGATCGCGATGGCCATGACCGGCTGGAGCGCGGGCTCGCTCAACGGGGTCGACTGGGCCGACCTCGCGCCCGGCCTGCCCGTCCTCGCGGTGCTCTTCGCGCTGATGGCCGTGCTCGCGCAGGCGATGCACCAGAGCACGCTGGGCGACGAGTTCGCCGCGTCCACCGGGGTCCGGCTGAACGTCCTGCGCCCGCTGGTCGTCGTGGTCGGCGTCGGCTGCACCGCGACGGTGACCGCGGTCGCCGGGCCGATCGTGTTCGTCGCGCTGGCCGCCCCGCAGATCGGCCGCAGGCTCACCGGTGCGGCCGGGGTCCCGTTCGTCCCCGCCGCGCTGAGCGGCGCCGTGCTGCTGATCGCCGCCGACCTGGCCGCCCAGATGCTGCTGGCCCCGGTCTCGCTGCCGGTCGGCGTCATGACGACGGCCGTCGGCGGCACCTACTTCATCTGGCTGCTGTTCAAAGAGACCAAGAAATCATGA
- a CDS encoding group I truncated hemoglobin — MGIYDAIGGAAAVRAAVDDFYVRVTADPQLNGYFTDRDLDRLKAHQRAFIAGAVGGPEIYRGRDMAAAHAGLAITDAHFDRVVDHLVATLEDLGVPEETIAEIGGTLAPLRASIVDVPASA; from the coding sequence ATGGGCATCTACGACGCGATCGGCGGCGCCGCGGCGGTCCGGGCCGCGGTGGACGACTTCTACGTCAGGGTGACGGCGGATCCCCAGCTGAACGGGTATTTCACCGACAGGGACCTGGACCGGCTGAAAGCGCACCAGCGGGCCTTCATCGCCGGGGCCGTCGGCGGCCCGGAGATCTACCGCGGCCGCGACATGGCGGCCGCGCACGCCGGGCTCGCCATCACCGACGCCCACTTCGACCGCGTGGTCGACCACCTCGTCGCCACCCTCGAGGACCTGGGCGTTCCCGAGGAGACGATCGCCGAGATCGGCGGCACCCTGGCACCCCTGCGCGCCTCCATCGTCGACGTGCCCGCGTCGGCGTGA
- the entS gene encoding enterobactin transporter EntS, with product MRMRDLVLDTAPLRESPAFRAIFVARTVSLLGIGMAAVALSYQVYDLTGSSFGVAVTTAVMSLAMLLGSLAGGVLADRMDRRPLILAARAAAGLGFVGLAANAFAAEPSLWAVNLCVAWNGLANGVSTTALMTATPSLVPPGRLPAAGALISVTGQIGSIAAPVIGGAVIALWSPGWAYTVTAAATGLTVLLLTRVGPLPPRRRPDEEGAVTLRSAFRFAARHPTVGGLLLLGAVTALCGVPTVLFPELVATRFGGAEIVLGLLYTAPAVGAMAVSATSGWLGRTRRPGLVLPAAACLGGLATAGFGLSGTLPVALAMLAVTGAAGVVYEVLEYALVQHFTPDGLRGRINGVVGAEDTTGRVLAGAEAALLARWFNPGGAAVVNGLVCAVTALLVAAIVPGLRRATLPRAP from the coding sequence ATGCGGATGCGTGACCTCGTGCTCGACACCGCGCCCCTGCGGGAGAGCCCGGCCTTCCGGGCGATCTTCGTCGCCAGGACCGTGTCGCTGCTCGGCATCGGGATGGCGGCGGTCGCGCTGTCCTACCAGGTCTACGACCTGACCGGATCGTCGTTCGGCGTCGCCGTCACGACCGCGGTGATGAGCCTGGCGATGCTGCTCGGCTCGCTCGCGGGCGGGGTCCTGGCCGACCGGATGGACCGCCGCCCCCTGATCCTCGCGGCCCGGGCCGCGGCGGGGCTGGGCTTCGTCGGGCTGGCCGCCAACGCCTTCGCCGCCGAGCCCTCGCTGTGGGCGGTGAACCTGTGCGTCGCCTGGAACGGCCTGGCCAACGGGGTCAGCACGACCGCCCTCATGACGGCCACGCCCTCGCTGGTGCCGCCCGGACGGCTTCCGGCGGCGGGCGCGCTCATCTCGGTGACCGGCCAGATCGGCTCGATCGCCGCGCCCGTCATCGGCGGGGCGGTCATCGCGCTGTGGAGCCCCGGCTGGGCGTATACCGTCACCGCGGCCGCCACGGGGCTCACCGTCCTGCTGCTGACCCGGGTCGGGCCGCTGCCGCCCAGGCGACGACCGGACGAAGAGGGCGCGGTCACCCTGCGCTCGGCGTTCCGGTTCGCGGCACGCCATCCGACGGTGGGCGGGCTGCTCCTGCTCGGCGCGGTCACCGCCCTGTGCGGGGTGCCCACCGTGCTGTTCCCCGAGCTCGTCGCCACCCGGTTCGGCGGCGCGGAGATCGTGCTCGGCCTGCTCTACACCGCCCCCGCGGTCGGCGCGATGGCCGTCTCGGCGACCAGCGGATGGCTCGGGCGCACCCGGCGCCCCGGGCTCGTGCTGCCGGCGGCGGCGTGCCTCGGCGGCCTGGCCACCGCGGGGTTCGGGCTGAGCGGGACGCTGCCCGTCGCACTCGCGATGCTCGCGGTCACCGGGGCGGCGGGCGTCGTCTACGAGGTGCTGGAGTACGCCCTGGTGCAGCACTTCACCCCGGACGGCCTGCGCGGCCGGATCAACGGGGTCGTCGGCGCCGAGGACACCACCGGACGCGTCCTGGCCGGCGCCGAGGCGGCGCTGCTGGCCCGGTGGTTCAACCCGGGCGGGGCCGCGGTCGTCAACGGGCTGGTCTGCGCGGTGACGGCGCTGCTGGTGGCCGCCATCGTGCCCGGCCTGCGCAGAGCGACCCTGCCCCGGGCGCCCTGA
- a CDS encoding siderophore-interacting protein encodes MDRTDPRERVALHHREGSGVVRIGYPICIRTTTVLRRVQVTSHVVRVTVGGPGLDGFHSYQADDHFKIVFPDPDGVLRLPVQDAELSLDWPHPSPASRRYTVRRLDAGAREMDIDVVVHEGGVGSAWAVSAAPGDTVAIAGPPGAKAFPHTYGHYVFAVDLTAVPAVARWLEESPADVSAQVVIETDDAADHAYPLAYREGVEVTWLVRSGTRSSLAETVRALTLPDTPTFLYAAGEADDIKPLRAWSKGRLDSLFTGYWKRGVADLED; translated from the coding sequence ATGGACCGCACCGATCCCCGCGAGCGCGTAGCCCTGCACCACCGAGAGGGAAGCGGCGTGGTCCGCATCGGCTACCCCATCTGCATCCGCACCACCACGGTCCTGCGGCGGGTCCAGGTGACGTCGCACGTCGTCCGGGTGACCGTGGGCGGACCCGGCCTCGACGGGTTCCACAGCTACCAGGCCGACGACCACTTCAAGATCGTCTTCCCGGACCCGGACGGCGTCCTCCGCCTCCCCGTCCAGGACGCGGAGCTGTCACTGGACTGGCCGCACCCGTCGCCCGCCTCCCGCAGGTACACCGTGCGCCGCCTCGACGCCGGGGCCCGCGAGATGGACATCGACGTCGTCGTGCACGAGGGCGGCGTCGGCTCGGCCTGGGCCGTCTCGGCCGCGCCCGGCGACACCGTCGCCATCGCCGGCCCACCCGGCGCCAAGGCGTTCCCGCACACCTACGGCCACTACGTGTTCGCCGTCGACCTGACCGCCGTTCCGGCGGTCGCCCGCTGGCTCGAGGAGTCCCCCGCCGACGTCTCCGCGCAGGTCGTCATCGAGACCGACGACGCCGCCGACCACGCCTACCCGCTGGCGTACCGCGAGGGCGTGGAGGTCACCTGGCTCGTCCGCTCCGGCACCCGCTCCTCGCTCGCCGAGACCGTGCGGGCCCTCACCCTGCCCGACACGCCGACCTTCCTGTACGCCGCGGGCGAGGCCGACGACATCAAGCCGCTCCGCGCCTGGAGCAAGGGCAGGCTCGACTCCCTGTTCACCGGCTACTGGAAGCGCGGAGTAGCCGATCTTGAGGACTGA
- a CDS encoding ABC transporter substrate-binding protein, translating into MPSRKPWRLAGALTLALALTATACGSGEKAADETGPAATRVFTADNGDITIPADPKRVVATGYAVPALIEADAALVGISSWQRGLPLMTAEDRATYDKLEKVAGEAAAETNYEAIAAVDPDLIVIGVPAPVLADVDVKRLESIAPVVAIGPTLPDAWRDRSRQQADAAGRLDEFEADEQAYEDKAEGLSDKYEDALAGLKFGHVGGYGDAAAGTFHREFAGSWGTNVATDIGVTYYGEVKKKGGGSADVSEYPSIEELPASFADADVITYSVTADGTPSEAVQYVLDSALWKNLPAVKAGKAFPVRYTEAATYPSALMTLDALDATLAPLLKG; encoded by the coding sequence ATGCCCTCTCGCAAGCCCTGGCGTCTCGCCGGCGCCCTCACCCTCGCGCTCGCCCTGACCGCCACCGCCTGCGGCTCCGGTGAGAAGGCCGCCGACGAGACCGGCCCGGCCGCCACCCGTGTCTTCACCGCCGACAACGGCGACATCACCATCCCGGCGGACCCGAAGCGGGTCGTCGCGACCGGCTACGCGGTGCCCGCCCTCATCGAGGCCGACGCCGCGCTCGTCGGCATCTCCTCCTGGCAGCGCGGCCTGCCCCTGATGACCGCGGAAGACCGCGCGACCTACGACAAGCTGGAGAAGGTCGCCGGCGAGGCCGCCGCCGAGACCAACTACGAGGCCATCGCCGCGGTCGACCCCGACCTCATCGTCATCGGCGTGCCCGCGCCCGTCCTCGCCGACGTCGACGTGAAGCGGCTGGAGTCCATCGCCCCGGTCGTCGCGATCGGCCCGACCCTGCCCGACGCCTGGCGCGACCGATCCCGGCAGCAGGCCGACGCCGCGGGCCGCCTCGACGAGTTCGAGGCCGACGAGCAGGCCTACGAGGACAAGGCCGAGGGCCTCTCCGACAAGTACGAGGACGCCCTGGCCGGTCTGAAGTTCGGCCACGTCGGCGGCTACGGCGACGCGGCGGCGGGCACCTTCCACCGCGAGTTCGCCGGTTCCTGGGGCACCAACGTCGCCACCGACATCGGTGTGACCTACTACGGCGAGGTCAAGAAGAAGGGCGGCGGCAGCGCCGACGTCAGCGAGTACCCCTCGATCGAGGAGCTGCCCGCGAGCTTCGCCGACGCCGACGTCATCACCTACTCGGTGACCGCCGACGGCACCCCTTCCGAGGCCGTCCAGTACGTCCTGGACTCCGCGCTGTGGAAGAACCTGCCCGCGGTCAAGGCGGGCAAGGCGTTCCCGGTGCGGTACACCGAGGCCGCCACCTACCCCTCGGCGCTGATGACGCTCGACGCCCTCGACGCGACGCTCGCCCCGCTCCTCAAGGGCTGA